The Hydrogenimonas thermophila genome includes the window CTGTTTCTATCTAAAAAATCTATGTAACTTTGCATAGTTGATCCCTTAAAAAGTGTAAGTAATGCCAACCATTACACGCCTATGGTCGGTAAGTTTTGACAAAAACCCATCTTTAGCAGGATAAATACTCAAAAATTCAGATGATAGAATGAACCTCTCTTTTATTCTGCTTTTTGCTTTAATTTTAAAAACCTTTTCACCACTTTGTAAATCATATAAAAGACCGCTCTCTATAACACTGCTCTCTACATCATTAAAATTTAACCTAAAAGCTAAAAATATATCATTGTTATAAATTTCAGAGATATCTACCCCTTCAATCTTTTCATTGCCAAAATAGATATATCTGTAATATTCACCATATAGATTCAAGTCAGCTCCAGACAGATCAAACAAACCTCTCTCTACTCCAAAAGAGATTTGAGCATAATCAGCTATATTGGGATCATCTATCACATCGCTGTATGCACTCTCTACCTTATAGATATAATCTTCATAAACAATATTTGATAAAAAGATAATCTTCTTTACTCTATAGGCAAATTGAGATACTGTTGTTTGATTAATAGGAGTAAAATATCTTTTATTGTCATATCCATACCAAAAGATAATCTTATTTTCACTCTCTAAAAAGCTATTTGTAACAAAGCTGTATAAAAAATAGAGAGATGGAGTCCACCTTGACTTTTCAGTCGATAGATGTTTGCTGTAGTCTGTTATAAATGGATAGTTCAAATCATTTTCATAAAACTTGATTCCTGCTTCAAAACTATCTTCATTGCTATATTTGACTGCAGACAAAGCCCAAGAACCAATTTTCTTACTACTGTCAAATATATCATTCAAATAATTTTTGGTATTAAATATATCAGATATATTGTATCCTTCTAACTCACCCCAATAGTTGATCTGTTTACCTAAATCAACCCTGTAATCATCAAACTCTTTTGATAGATAGAGTTCATTTATACTTATATATCTTCTTCTACTGTACTCATTGCTATATAAATACTCCAAATTCATTAGAGCTTCAAAATCACTCTTTTTTAATTTCAACTCAGTAAAACCGCTCAAAACAGTTTCACTCTTATGACTGCTGTAAAAAAATTGATTTAAAGAGATTTCTGATCTGCTTTCATATCCATAAAGAGTAGAAGATAAGATCAAAAAATAAACCAGATAATTAAACCGGGTCATTTCAAAGCTCTTTTAAAGAAGTCTCTTATTTTTAACCCTGCATTGATCCTATCTTTATCCCAAATGAGTATGGTACTCTTTCTGTTTTGAACATTTTGCATATATATCTTTTTTATACGATAGACCCCATCTATCTTTACATACTCTAAAAATGAGACCTTTTTTAATAATCTTCCACGTTTATCATAATATTTGCCAAATTTGGCAAGGTAACTCTTTGGATCGATAAATATTATCTGCTTTGAGTATCCGCTGTTCTTATCTTTTGGTATTCTCACAACTTTTAAATATCTTTTACCATTCATTTCTACATCTTCAACATCTGCCTCATATGTGTAGTTTTTATAATTCTGCGAAGATATATCTTCATAACTAAATTCACTCCCCATAAAAGAGCCTGTTCTATTTCTTGAACTTATCCTTTTTACTCTCTTTAAAGATGGAAGATAGAGCCACTGTTTATCATCTTTTCCTATAATCTCATAACTCAAAAGCTTTGTACCTTTTAGATCAAGAGGAAACAAAAATGTTATAAGAGATTTGTCACCATCGCTACCTTCAAGCTTGTCAATCTGCAATTTCCTTATATTTTCATCTCCAGAACTATTTTTTAAAACCATAGTAACTTCTGATACACTGCTTTTATATCCGCTCAACTTATCGTAAGATTTTTTTGCAACTTCCAGTCCACTTTGTGCAAAAAGAGTTACACCAAACAGAATTGTAAATAGACATTTTTTCAACATACTCAATTCCTTTTAATTTTGAAGTTAACAATGTTAACATATAAAGTTAACAGTGTCAACATTTAGACTATTCTGTTATAATTCAAAAATAAGTACCTAATAGGAAAATCTTAAATGAAAAAAAGCAAATATCATCACGGAAATTTAAAAGATGAACTTCTAAATATTGCTTTTGAGTTTATACATAAAAATGGCGTAGAGAATTTAACTCTTAAAATATTGGCAGAAGAGACAGGAACATCACGAAGTGCGATATATAGACACTTTTCATCAAAAGATGAGCTAATTGAGACTATTATAGAAAAAGGTTTTGAAGAGTTTGATAATGCTGTATCGCCAATTTTAAAAGATATAGAAAAACCTTTGGCAGATAGATTTTATCTTAGTGGGAAAAAATATATTGAGTTTGCAATAGAAAACAGAAATCTTTATACTCTGCTTTTTGGTAAAAAATATGCAGATATAAGAGAGAGAATTGTAGATATAAAAGATGATGACTGCAGTGGTTTTGGCACTCTTAAATTGGCAATAGAAGAGGGGCAAAAGAGCGGTATTATAAAAAATGATGATAGCTATAAACAGGCCATAGTTATATGGTCGTCACTTCACGGTCTTGCATCTTTGATCATTAATGGATTTATGAATGTAGAAGAGATTTATGAAGAGGTTTATAATGATATGTTTAAAACCCTGCTTGCTGGAATTGTGACCAACAGAGTAAAACTTATATCTTCTATTCCATTTTTAAATAGAGCTTTAGAGCCAAAACTATAGCAAGCTTTGAAACGAGTTAGCCTTGTATAATCACTACTGTTCTTATCAATAGCAAGAATTAGTTACTCAATTTGCCAATTTTTACCTTCGATAACTACCCATTTATTATCATTGCTTTTATAAAGAGGATTCCAATATGTAGCAGTACTTTTTTACAAAAAATTATAACACGATAATTTATTTATATTTGATATAAACTTATCTATCAAACCACCAATGAACACTCCCCATTGAATGGCTCCAAAAATATAAAATATTATAAAACCAAATATTATTGATAAATCCAAAAATTGAATTATTCTTTCAGATATAAAAGATATTGGCAAACTACCTATTACCATAAAAATATACATACCTTTTATATCATTAGAAAAAAATAGAAATATAAACAATACATATAAATTCCAAAATATGAATAACCATACTCTATAAGACAATTTATTTCCATTGAAGTAATGACCAACTCTTGTCATAGGTACTTACAGTCTCCACAAAATCTTTTACCTTCTTTTTGAACTATCCGGAATTTCCGGATAGTTGAATCTTTTTCTAACTCACCTTCTGTGTAAATATTTTTTATATGTTCATTAATAGTTTTTACACTTTTATCAAAAAGCTCTGCCATCTGCTTTTGGCTCAACCAAACGGTCTCTTTCTCAACAGTAGTTTCTAAAACTAAACTTCCATCTTCATAAATGGCAACATCACTCATAGCTCCCCCTCATCTAAAAAGCTAAAATAGCTCTCTTTGGTCAAAATTACGTGATCGATCAGTTCAATTCCTATAATTTTACTCACCTCTTTAATGCGTTGAGTGACACGGCGATCTTCGTGGCTGGGGAAACATTGACCACTGGGGTGGTTGTGGGCTATTATGATGCCGGCGGCTCGATCGGTAATGGCATCGGCAAAGAGTTCACGGGGATGTACAAGACTTTGGTTGAGTGTTCCTACAGTTACAACACGCTTTTCGATGATGTGTGAAGCACCTGTAAGTGTAATGGAGAGAAAAAATTCTTGCTTTTTATTGGTATATTCATATAGTTCACGCCAAACATCTTCAGCGCAGGTGATTTTGACATTCTGTTTAATAAGATATCGACGGCTCAGCTCCACGGCAGAGAGAATCTGCATCGCCTTGGCAGGACCTAAACCACGTATATTCATCAACTTTTCAAGAGTGAGATTTTCAAAATCATTTTCAAAGAGTTTTACTATATCTTTTGCAAGTGCAATTACATCTCTATCTTTTGTTCCACTGCCAAGCAGTACGGCAAGCAGTTCATAATCTTTAAGTGCTGTAACCCCTTTTGCTTTTAACTTTTCTCTTGGCTTATCTTTTTCATAAAGTTCAGTTAAACGCTTCATCCATCATCCGTTTAAGAATCCCATAGACTTTCCATCACTTTCAAAACTTCCACCCTGCTCTTTTTTAATCTCAGCAATAAAATCATCAGTTGTAAATAACGGCTCATCTTTCACTGCAACACGGTAAGCCGTATTTTTTATGATCAGATTGATCTGTCCGCCTGTTAGGTTAAACTCTGCCAACTTCTCTATATCAAAATCTTTGGCATATGGTGCATTTTCAGGCAATAGCATCTTCCAAAGCTCAACTCTCTGTTCACGGTTTGGCTTCTTAAAGGCGATCTTATAGTTAAATCGGCGTGAAAATGCTGTATCAAGATTTTCAAGCAGGTTGGTTGTAGCGATCAAAATTCCTTCAAACTGCTCGATCTGCTCTAAAAATATATTTTGCATCTGGTTGTGCATCTTGTCAGCAGAACTTCCGTGTCCAGTGCTTCGACTGCTTAAAAACTGATCGGCTTCATTTAGAAGTAGTACCGGTTCACTTTTAGACTTCCCTGCCAACTCTTTGAAGGTGTCAAAAATTTTGCGCACATTCTTTTCACTCTCTCCAACATACATAGAAAGAATTTTTGAGCAGTCAAAACTAAGCACCTGCTTTTTCAAAGATTTGGCAAGTGAAAGTGCCGTCATCGTCTTACCGGTGCCTGGAGGACCATAAAAAATTATACGTGCATCTATAGATTTGGTTTTACTCTTTATGCCCCACGCTTTGAGACGCTGTGCTACACGTTTATCCATCTGTTGTAACAATCTATCAAGTATTTCACGTGTTTGCGGATGCAAAACAACATCATCAAGCGTTGTTTTAGGATCAATCAGTTCAAAAATCTCCTGATCTTTAACCAGCATATCCAACTTAAGCTTTGTAGTCTTTTTCTTCTTCTGAGGGTGGATGATATCGTGCAAGATCTCTTCATTTATAAAAAAGGATCGAGTAATCCCTCCAAATGGGTTTAACATCTCATCATAGTCAATAATCTCATCTGAAACAAGTTTTGCACCCTCTTCAAGCAGAGCGCGATTTTTAAAACGGTCATACTCATCAAAGCTGATCAGATCAATCAATGTATTCATATCGCGCAGATTTCCATCTCCGCCTGCATACTCCTCTTTTAGCAGAGCCAAAAATATTAACTGCTCTTTTGGCTCAAGCTCCTTCTCTTTAAAAAACTCTTCTATTACAATCGGCTCTTTTGTAACGGCAACCCGCTCTTCGATCCTCTTTTCCAAAAGCCCAAGTTTATTTTGTAAACGACTCACGCTTGGACTAGCGGCATTAAAGTTATGACGTGCTGAACCCATTTTAGTGTAAAGATCAATCCGTAAAAACTGATCTTGCAAATACTCAAGATGATCAGTATATGGCGTAACTTCAGGCAATACCAGATCAAGATTTCCATTTTCAAGCAATTTTAAAAACGAAACACTAAGACTTACACTTGTATGTAAAAGCTCCAGTGATGAAAGCTCACCAAGCTTTATGGCATGAAAACTGTTTTGCATCAGCCATCCCAACTCAAACAGATTTTTAATCTTATCTAAGTGCAAAACATAGCCATAAGCTTCATCTCCGTAAAGCTCCATCAAAAGATCAATAACACCTACCTCTTCACTTCCTTCTATGTAACGGCGTGTCATCGATCTCAATATCTTTGCCTCATCTTCTGAACATTTGAGATGCTCATATATCTCTGTTTTAGTTACATCCTCTTTTTGTAAAAATTCGATCAAGTATTTCATAGTACCCTTAATTACGAAAAATTTATGGTACATTATAGCGAAGAATTTTCAATCAAATTAATTGCTCCACTCATCGCTTATTCGCTCTGCTTGTTTTAAGACAGTTTCAATCGCCTGAGGAGTTTTATCTGGTGGATATTTATATCTTCTAAGTAAAACTCTAATTCTATTTTTGATTTTTGCTCTTATATTTTCTCTATATTTCCAATCAATAGTTACATTTTTTCTAAGGGTTTCAGTAAGTTCAATTGCTATTTTTTTAAGTGTTTCATCTCCAAGCTCTCTAACTGCTGATTCATTAAGTGCTAACGCTTCATAAAAGGCTATCTCATCATCATTCAATCCTAAACCTTTTCCTTTTTGAAGTTCAGCTCTAAAATCTTTAGCCATTGCAATCAATTCTTCAATCACTTGTGCAGTCTCTATTGTGCGGTTGTGATATCTATTTAAGATAGTTTGCAACTTTTCGGAAAATTTTTGCTCTCTAACAATGCTTGTCTTACTCTTAGATTTAATCTCATTTTTTAGTAGCCTTTCAAGCAGTTCAACAGCTAAATTTTTGTATTTCATTTGTGATACTTCTTCTAAAAATTCATCTGACAATATTGAAATATTAGGTTTATCAAGACCTACTAAATCAAAAATATCTTCTATACCTTCTACTTTTATAGAGTTATCAATAATATGTTTTATTGATTTGTTAGTTCTTCTCTCTTTGTTTGAATGAGATTTTATCAAGATACTTTTTACTGCTTGAAAGAAAGCTACCTCTTCTTTATATTTCAAAGCCTTCTCAAGAGTAGAACATAAACTATATGCTTTTGTAAGGGCTACCACTTCATCACAAAATCTTTTTTTACCATCTTCAAGTCCTAAGATATGATTAGTAGCAGGAGCTAATAATTTGTGAGGATTCGTTTTATATTCAGAGTAATCAAAGCCATGAAACATTCCTCTAATAATGTCTATTCTTTTTAACATTTCATGATACATCTCTTCACTTGGAGTAGCTGTTTTACCTTTACCACCTGAACTTGTATAGACTCTAAGAGCATTTTTTAGTTCATTTGCTATTCCTATATAATCAACAATTAATCCACCACTTTTGCCTTTAAAAACTCTATTGACTCTTGCAATTGCTTGCATTAAATTATGACCTCTCATTGGCTTATCGATGTACATCGTATGAAGACTTGGTACATCAAAGCCTGTTAACCACATATCAACAACAATAACAAGCTTCAGTTCATCATCAATATTTTTAAATCTTTTTTCTATCTCTTTTTTTATTTTTTTAGAATATATGTGTTTTTGTAACTTTTCATCATCACTGGCACTCCCTGTCATTATTACTTTAATGAACCCTTTCATTGGGTCATCATTATGCCAAGATGGACGAAATTTTATAATTTCATTATATAAATCCACAGCTACTTCTCTACTGATTGCTACAATCATCCCTTTACCATCAATTACACTCAATCTATTTTCAAAATGCTCTACTATATCTTTTGCAATAGTGCTTAAACGATCTTTTGCCCCTACTAATTTTTCTAAACTTGCCCACTCTCTTTTTATTTTCTCTTTGTATTGAATATCTTCATCTTTTATTAAATTTTCAACCTCTTCATCAACCTCTTTTAAGTTATCTAAATTAAGTTTTGCCAATCTACTTTCATAATATATTGGTACAGTAGCACCATCTTTTACTGCATCTTCTATATCATAAATCGATATATAGTCTCCAAATACTCTTCTTGTATCTTTATCTTCACTCTCAATAGGT containing:
- a CDS encoding outer membrane lipoprotein-sorting protein yields the protein MLKKCLFTILFGVTLFAQSGLEVAKKSYDKLSGYKSSVSEVTMVLKNSSGDENIRKLQIDKLEGSDGDKSLITFLFPLDLKGTKLLSYEIIGKDDKQWLYLPSLKRVKRISSRNRTGSFMGSEFSYEDISSQNYKNYTYEADVEDVEMNGKRYLKVVRIPKDKNSGYSKQIIFIDPKSYLAKFGKYYDKRGRLLKKVSFLEYVKIDGVYRIKKIYMQNVQNRKSTILIWDKDRINAGLKIRDFFKRALK
- a CDS encoding TetR/AcrR family transcriptional regulator; the protein is MKKSKYHHGNLKDELLNIAFEFIHKNGVENLTLKILAEETGTSRSAIYRHFSSKDELIETIIEKGFEEFDNAVSPILKDIEKPLADRFYLSGKKYIEFAIENRNLYTLLFGKKYADIRERIVDIKDDDCSGFGTLKLAIEEGQKSGIIKNDDSYKQAIVIWSSLHGLASLIINGFMNVEEIYEEVYNDMFKTLLAGIVTNRVKLISSIPFLNRALEPKL
- the radC gene encoding RadC family protein; this translates as MKRLTELYEKDKPREKLKAKGVTALKDYELLAVLLGSGTKDRDVIALAKDIVKLFENDFENLTLEKLMNIRGLGPAKAMQILSAVELSRRYLIKQNVKITCAEDVWRELYEYTNKKQEFFLSITLTGASHIIEKRVVTVGTLNQSLVHPRELFADAITDRAAGIIIAHNHPSGQCFPSHEDRRVTQRIKEVSKIIGIELIDHVILTKESYFSFLDEGEL
- a CDS encoding AAA family ATPase, with translation MKYLIEFLQKEDVTKTEIYEHLKCSEDEAKILRSMTRRYIEGSEEVGVIDLLMELYGDEAYGYVLHLDKIKNLFELGWLMQNSFHAIKLGELSSLELLHTSVSLSVSFLKLLENGNLDLVLPEVTPYTDHLEYLQDQFLRIDLYTKMGSARHNFNAASPSVSRLQNKLGLLEKRIEERVAVTKEPIVIEEFFKEKELEPKEQLIFLALLKEEYAGGDGNLRDMNTLIDLISFDEYDRFKNRALLEEGAKLVSDEIIDYDEMLNPFGGITRSFFINEEILHDIIHPQKKKKTTKLKLDMLVKDQEIFELIDPKTTLDDVVLHPQTREILDRLLQQMDKRVAQRLKAWGIKSKTKSIDARIIFYGPPGTGKTMTALSLAKSLKKQVLSFDCSKILSMYVGESEKNVRKIFDTFKELAGKSKSEPVLLLNEADQFLSSRSTGHGSSADKMHNQMQNIFLEQIEQFEGILIATTNLLENLDTAFSRRFNYKIAFKKPNREQRVELWKMLLPENAPYAKDFDIEKLAEFNLTGGQINLIIKNTAYRVAVKDEPLFTTDDFIAEIKKEQGGSFESDGKSMGFLNG
- a CDS encoding type I restriction endonuclease subunit R — protein: MITENQVEELAIDWLKELGFDYLHGSEIERDYNEVLLEDRLKNALININNLPIEAIDEAIVALKKQNFSSLIQNNREFHKKLIDGILVEKVENDEKSIEIVKLIDFENPQANDFLVVNQFTVIGKKNHRPDIVVFINGMPLFVMELKNPADEDATIFEAYNQLQTYKNNIEDLFIYNEALIISDGVTAKIGSLNANFERFMYWKYVDDEKEAPFSYQLETLIRGFFKKEYLTNYIQNFITFEDDEKEIIKKIAGYHQFHAVRRAIESIKSAKNKKAGIIWHTQGSGKSLSMVFLTGKIVQDKDLKNPTIVVITDRNDLDDQLLNTFSKSHELLKQKPIQIESIDDLRETLKNRSSGGIIFTTIQKFALKDDEGEFPSLTLRENIIVIADEAHRSHYGFEAVLRGENYKYGYAKYLRDALPNATFIGFTGTPIESEDKDTRRVFGDYISIYDIEDAVKDGATVPIYYESRLAKLNLDNLKEVDEEVENLIKDEDIQYKEKIKREWASLEKLVGAKDRLSTIAKDIVEHFENRLSVIDGKGMIVAISREVAVDLYNEIIKFRPSWHNDDPMKGFIKVIMTGSASDDEKLQKHIYSKKIKKEIEKRFKNIDDELKLVIVVDMWLTGFDVPSLHTMYIDKPMRGHNLMQAIARVNRVFKGKSGGLIVDYIGIANELKNALRVYTSSGGKGKTATPSEEMYHEMLKRIDIIRGMFHGFDYSEYKTNPHKLLAPATNHILGLEDGKKRFCDEVVALTKAYSLCSTLEKALKYKEEVAFFQAVKSILIKSHSNKERRTNKSIKHIIDNSIKVEGIEDIFDLVGLDKPNISILSDEFLEEVSQMKYKNLAVELLERLLKNEIKSKSKTSIVREQKFSEKLQTILNRYHNRTIETAQVIEELIAMAKDFRAELQKGKGLGLNDDEIAFYEALALNESAVRELGDETLKKIAIELTETLRKNVTIDWKYRENIRAKIKNRIRVLLRRYKYPPDKTPQAIETVLKQAERISDEWSN